A portion of the Agelaius phoeniceus isolate bAgePho1 chromosome 29, bAgePho1.hap1, whole genome shotgun sequence genome contains these proteins:
- the NR2C2AP gene encoding nuclear receptor 2C2-associated protein isoform X3 has protein sequence MRECGDPSHPALPVPSLFLSLFLSRSLSRSRSLSLSLSLSLLLSRSLSLSVLLSLSLSLSLSLSAGATSGAVPGRSPRPPCPARAPQPRERSGDPRAPADTGTGAEHGAGGAGAGESRDLQGRRGGRGAAVPEPPRRRGRYRTPGARRRLRLFLRRAAAMPLEPLVCPRTATRVSSVLNRDVKHFGKQHLFDGSEETCWNSDQGTSQWVTLDFPCPVKVSQLHIQFQGGFSSRLCTLEGCRTGEELVKISELYPQDSHAMQRFQVEETVLDKLRITFGSSTDFFGRVVVYHLGVLGERLPCPLSGGSESPTRGVPVP, from the exons ATGCGGGAATGCGGGGATCCCTCTCACCCCGCACTCCCGGTCCcgtccctgttcctgtccctgttcctgtcccggtccctgtcccggtcccggtccctgtccctgtccctgtccctgtccctgctcctgtcccggtccctgtccctgtccgtgctcctgtccctgtccctgtccctgtccctgtccctctctgccGGTGCCACCAGCGGAGCAGTCCCGGGAAGGTCCCCGCGCCCCCCGTGCCCCGCCCGGGCCCCCCAGCCCCGGGAGAGGAGCGGGGATCCCCGGGCTCCCGCGGACACCGGTACCGGGGCCGAGCACGGGGCGGGGGGCGCCGGGGCCGGGGAGTCCCGGGACCTGcaggggcggcggggggggcgCGGAGCCGCCGTCCCGGAGCCCCCGCGGCGCCGAGGGCGGTACCGGACACCGGGagcgcggcggcggctccgcctCTTCCTGCGGCGGGCG GCAGCGAtgcccctggagcccctggTGTGTCCCCGCACGGCCACGCG GGTGAGCTCCGTGCTGAACCGGGACGTGAAGCACTTCGGGAAGCAGCACCTGTTCGATGGCAGCGAGGAGACCTGCTGGAACTCGGACCag GGCACATCCCAGTGGGTCACCCTGGATTTCCCCTGCCCTGTCAAGGTCTCCCAGCTGCACATCCAGTTCCAGGGGGGCTTTTCCAGCCGGCTGTGCACACTGGAAG gctgcagaaCAGGCGAGGAACTGGTGAAGATATCGGAGCTGTACCCCCAGGACAGCCACGCCATGCAG AGGTTCCAGGTGGAGGAGACGGTGCTGGACAAGCTGAGGATCACCTTTGGCAGCAGCACGgatttctttggcagggtggtCGTTTAtcacctgggggtgctgggggagaggctcccctgtcccctctctgggGGCTCGGAGAGCCCCACaaggggggtccctgtcccctga
- the NR2C2AP gene encoding nuclear receptor 2C2-associated protein isoform X6 has protein sequence MRECGDPSHPALPVPSLFLSLFLSRSLSRSRSLSLSLSLSLLLSRSLSLSVLLSLSLSLSLSLSAGATSGAVPGRSPRPPCPARAPQPRERSGDPRAPADTGTGAEHGAGGAGAGESRDLQGRRGGRGAAVPEPPRRRGRYRTPGARRRLRLFLRRAGELRAEPGREALREAAPVRWQRGDLLELGPGCRTGEELVKISELYPQDSHAMQRFQVEETVLDKLRITFGSSTDFFGRVVVYHLGVLGERLPCPLSGGSESPTRGVPVP, from the exons ATGCGGGAATGCGGGGATCCCTCTCACCCCGCACTCCCGGTCCcgtccctgttcctgtccctgttcctgtcccggtccctgtcccggtcccggtccctgtccctgtccctgtccctgtccctgctcctgtcccggtccctgtccctgtccgtgctcctgtccctgtccctgtccctgtccctgtccctctctgccGGTGCCACCAGCGGAGCAGTCCCGGGAAGGTCCCCGCGCCCCCCGTGCCCCGCCCGGGCCCCCCAGCCCCGGGAGAGGAGCGGGGATCCCCGGGCTCCCGCGGACACCGGTACCGGGGCCGAGCACGGGGCGGGGGGCGCCGGGGCCGGGGAGTCCCGGGACCTGcaggggcggcggggggggcgCGGAGCCGCCGTCCCGGAGCCCCCGCGGCGCCGAGGGCGGTACCGGACACCGGGagcgcggcggcggctccgcctCTTCCTGCGGCGGGCG GGTGAGCTCCGTGCTGAACCGGGACGTGAAGCACTTCGGGAAGCAGCACCTGTTCGATGGCAGCGAGGAGACCTGCTGGAACTCGGACCag gctgcagaaCAGGCGAGGAACTGGTGAAGATATCGGAGCTGTACCCCCAGGACAGCCACGCCATGCAG AGGTTCCAGGTGGAGGAGACGGTGCTGGACAAGCTGAGGATCACCTTTGGCAGCAGCACGgatttctttggcagggtggtCGTTTAtcacctgggggtgctgggggagaggctcccctgtcccctctctgggGGCTCGGAGAGCCCCACaaggggggtccctgtcccctga
- the NR2C2AP gene encoding nuclear receptor 2C2-associated protein isoform X2, which yields MQECAGMCGDMQRFAGIRGWGCRCMQEFRNAEIQECSGLQGLRNDGVQEFGDLGMQGHAGFQGCGNAGIPLTPHSRSRPCSCPCSCPGPCPGPGPCPCPCPCPCSCPGPCPCPCSCPCPCPCPCPSLPVPPAEQSREGPRAPRAPPGPPSPGRGAGIPGLPRTPVPGPSTGRGAPGPGSPGTCRGGGGGAEGGTGHRERGGGSASSCGGRVSSVLNRDVKHFGKQHLFDGSEETCWNSDQGTSQWVTLDFPCPVKVSQLHIQFQGGFSSRLCTLEGCRTGEELVKISELYPQDSHAMQRFQVEETVLDKLRITFGSSTDFFGRVVVYHLGVLGERLPCPLSGGSESPTRGVPVP from the exons ATGCAGGAATGTGCAGGGATGTGTGGGGATATGCAGAGATTTGCAGGGATTCGGGGATGGGGATGCAGGTGCATGCAGGAATTCAGGAATGCGGAGATTCAGGAATGTTCcgggctgcaggggctcaggAATGACGGGGTTCAGGAATTCGGAGATTTAGGGATGCAGGGACACGCAGGGTTTCAGGGATGCGGGAATGCGGGGATCCCTCTCACCCCGCACTCCCGGTCCcgtccctgttcctgtccctgttcctgtcccggtccctgtcccggtcccggtccctgtccctgtccctgtccctgtccctgctcctgtcccggtccctgtccctgtccgtgctcctgtccctgtccctgtccctgtccctgtccctctctgccGGTGCCACCAGCGGAGCAGTCCCGGGAAGGTCCCCGCGCCCCCCGTGCCCCGCCCGGGCCCCCCAGCCCCGGGAGAGGAGCGGGGATCCCCGGGCTCCCGCGGACACCGGTACCGGGGCCGAGCACGGGGCGGGGGGCGCCGGGGCCGGGGAGTCCCGGGACCTGcaggggcggcgggggg GGCGCCGAGGGCGGTACCGGACACCGGGagcgcggcggcggctccgcctCTTCCTGCGGCGGGCG GGTGAGCTCCGTGCTGAACCGGGACGTGAAGCACTTCGGGAAGCAGCACCTGTTCGATGGCAGCGAGGAGACCTGCTGGAACTCGGACCag GGCACATCCCAGTGGGTCACCCTGGATTTCCCCTGCCCTGTCAAGGTCTCCCAGCTGCACATCCAGTTCCAGGGGGGCTTTTCCAGCCGGCTGTGCACACTGGAAG gctgcagaaCAGGCGAGGAACTGGTGAAGATATCGGAGCTGTACCCCCAGGACAGCCACGCCATGCAG AGGTTCCAGGTGGAGGAGACGGTGCTGGACAAGCTGAGGATCACCTTTGGCAGCAGCACGgatttctttggcagggtggtCGTTTAtcacctgggggtgctgggggagaggctcccctgtcccctctctgggGGCTCGGAGAGCCCCACaaggggggtccctgtcccctga
- the NR2C2AP gene encoding nuclear receptor 2C2-associated protein isoform X5 produces MRGSLSPRTPGPVPVPVPVPVPVPVPVPVPVPVPVPVPAPVPVPVPVRAPVPVPVPVPVPLCRCHQRSSPGKVPAPPVPRPGPPAPGEERGSPGSRGHRYRGRARGGGRRGRGVPGPAGAAGGARSRRPGAPAAPRAVPDTGSAAAAPPLPAAGGSDAPGAPGVSPHGHAGELRAEPGREALREAAPVRWQRGDLLELGPGCRTGEELVKISELYPQDSHAMQRFQVEETVLDKLRITFGSSTDFFGRVVVYHLGVLGERLPCPLSGGSESPTRGVPVP; encoded by the exons ATGCGGGGATCCCTCTCACCCCGCACTCCCGGTCCcgtccctgttcctgtccctgttcctgtcccggtccctgtcccggtcccggtccctgtccctgtccctgtccctgtccctgctcctgtcccggtccctgtccctgtccgtgctcctgtccctgtccctgtccctgtccctgtccctctctgccGGTGCCACCAGCGGAGCAGTCCCGGGAAGGTCCCCGCGCCCCCCGTGCCCCGCCCGGGCCCCCCAGCCCCGGGAGAGGAGCGGGGATCCCCGGGCTCCCGCGGACACCGGTACCGGGGCCGAGCACGGGGCGGGGGGCGCCGGGGCCGGGGAGTCCCGGGACCTGcaggggcggcggggggggcgCGGAGCCGCCGTCCCGGAGCCCCCGCGGCGCCGAGGGCGGTACCGGACACCGGGagcgcggcggcggctccgcctCTTCCTGCGGCGGGCG GCAGCGAtgcccctggagcccctggTGTGTCCCCGCACGGCCACGCG GGTGAGCTCCGTGCTGAACCGGGACGTGAAGCACTTCGGGAAGCAGCACCTGTTCGATGGCAGCGAGGAGACCTGCTGGAACTCGGACCag gctgcagaaCAGGCGAGGAACTGGTGAAGATATCGGAGCTGTACCCCCAGGACAGCCACGCCATGCAG AGGTTCCAGGTGGAGGAGACGGTGCTGGACAAGCTGAGGATCACCTTTGGCAGCAGCACGgatttctttggcagggtggtCGTTTAtcacctgggggtgctgggggagaggctcccctgtcccctctctgggGGCTCGGAGAGCCCCACaaggggggtccctgtcccctga
- the NR2C2AP gene encoding nuclear receptor 2C2-associated protein isoform X4, translated as MRECGDPSHPALPVPSLFLSLFLSRSLSRSRSLSLSLSLSLLLSRSLSLSVLLSLSLSLSLSLSAGATSGAVPGRSPRPPCPARAPQPRERSGDPRAPADTGTGAEHGAGGAGAGESRDLQGRRGGRRGRYRTPGARRRLRLFLRRAAAMPLEPLVCPRTATRVSSVLNRDVKHFGKQHLFDGSEETCWNSDQGTSQWVTLDFPCPVKVSQLHIQFQGGFSSRLCTLEGCRTGEELVKISELYPQDSHAMQRFQVEETVLDKLRITFGSSTDFFGRVVVYHLGVLGERLPCPLSGGSESPTRGVPVP; from the exons ATGCGGGAATGCGGGGATCCCTCTCACCCCGCACTCCCGGTCCcgtccctgttcctgtccctgttcctgtcccggtccctgtcccggtcccggtccctgtccctgtccctgtccctgtccctgctcctgtcccggtccctgtccctgtccgtgctcctgtccctgtccctgtccctgtccctgtccctctctgccGGTGCCACCAGCGGAGCAGTCCCGGGAAGGTCCCCGCGCCCCCCGTGCCCCGCCCGGGCCCCCCAGCCCCGGGAGAGGAGCGGGGATCCCCGGGCTCCCGCGGACACCGGTACCGGGGCCGAGCACGGGGCGGGGGGCGCCGGGGCCGGGGAGTCCCGGGACCTGcaggggcggcgggggg GGCGCCGAGGGCGGTACCGGACACCGGGagcgcggcggcggctccgcctCTTCCTGCGGCGGGCG GCAGCGAtgcccctggagcccctggTGTGTCCCCGCACGGCCACGCG GGTGAGCTCCGTGCTGAACCGGGACGTGAAGCACTTCGGGAAGCAGCACCTGTTCGATGGCAGCGAGGAGACCTGCTGGAACTCGGACCag GGCACATCCCAGTGGGTCACCCTGGATTTCCCCTGCCCTGTCAAGGTCTCCCAGCTGCACATCCAGTTCCAGGGGGGCTTTTCCAGCCGGCTGTGCACACTGGAAG gctgcagaaCAGGCGAGGAACTGGTGAAGATATCGGAGCTGTACCCCCAGGACAGCCACGCCATGCAG AGGTTCCAGGTGGAGGAGACGGTGCTGGACAAGCTGAGGATCACCTTTGGCAGCAGCACGgatttctttggcagggtggtCGTTTAtcacctgggggtgctgggggagaggctcccctgtcccctctctgggGGCTCGGAGAGCCCCACaaggggggtccctgtcccctga
- the NR2C2AP gene encoding nuclear receptor 2C2-associated protein isoform X1 — protein sequence MQECAGMCGDMQRFAGIRGWGCRCMQEFRNAEIQECSGLQGLRNDGVQEFGDLGMQGHAGFQGCGNAGIPLTPHSRSRPCSCPCSCPGPCPGPGPCPCPCPCPCSCPGPCPCPCSCPCPCPCPCPSLPVPPAEQSREGPRAPRAPPGPPSPGRGAGIPGLPRTPVPGPSTGRGAPGPGSPGTCRGGGGGAEPPSRSPRGAEGGTGHRERGGGSASSCGGRVSSVLNRDVKHFGKQHLFDGSEETCWNSDQGTSQWVTLDFPCPVKVSQLHIQFQGGFSSRLCTLEGCRTGEELVKISELYPQDSHAMQRFQVEETVLDKLRITFGSSTDFFGRVVVYHLGVLGERLPCPLSGGSESPTRGVPVP from the exons ATGCAGGAATGTGCAGGGATGTGTGGGGATATGCAGAGATTTGCAGGGATTCGGGGATGGGGATGCAGGTGCATGCAGGAATTCAGGAATGCGGAGATTCAGGAATGTTCcgggctgcaggggctcaggAATGACGGGGTTCAGGAATTCGGAGATTTAGGGATGCAGGGACACGCAGGGTTTCAGGGATGCGGGAATGCGGGGATCCCTCTCACCCCGCACTCCCGGTCCcgtccctgttcctgtccctgttcctgtcccggtccctgtcccggtcccggtccctgtccctgtccctgtccctgtccctgctcctgtcccggtccctgtccctgtccgtgctcctgtccctgtccctgtccctgtccctgtccctctctgccGGTGCCACCAGCGGAGCAGTCCCGGGAAGGTCCCCGCGCCCCCCGTGCCCCGCCCGGGCCCCCCAGCCCCGGGAGAGGAGCGGGGATCCCCGGGCTCCCGCGGACACCGGTACCGGGGCCGAGCACGGGGCGGGGGGCGCCGGGGCCGGGGAGTCCCGGGACCTGcaggggcggcggggggggcgCGGAGCCGCCGTCCCGGAGCCCCCGCGGCGCCGAGGGCGGTACCGGACACCGGGagcgcggcggcggctccgcctCTTCCTGCGGCGGGCG GGTGAGCTCCGTGCTGAACCGGGACGTGAAGCACTTCGGGAAGCAGCACCTGTTCGATGGCAGCGAGGAGACCTGCTGGAACTCGGACCag GGCACATCCCAGTGGGTCACCCTGGATTTCCCCTGCCCTGTCAAGGTCTCCCAGCTGCACATCCAGTTCCAGGGGGGCTTTTCCAGCCGGCTGTGCACACTGGAAG gctgcagaaCAGGCGAGGAACTGGTGAAGATATCGGAGCTGTACCCCCAGGACAGCCACGCCATGCAG AGGTTCCAGGTGGAGGAGACGGTGCTGGACAAGCTGAGGATCACCTTTGGCAGCAGCACGgatttctttggcagggtggtCGTTTAtcacctgggggtgctgggggagaggctcccctgtcccctctctgggGGCTCGGAGAGCCCCACaaggggggtccctgtcccctga